A stretch of DNA from Thermanaerosceptrum fracticalcis:
TGTCCGGGGAAAGTCCCACCTTTTCCCGCAGGGGATTGATTAAATTTTCGTCTCCCACCAGAATAGCCCTGGCTATCCCCGCCTCTTCCGCAGCCTTCACCGCTTCCAGGACATCCTGGTCCTGGGCAACAACAACGCTAATAGTTACCGGTCCGGCACTTCTCACTTTTTCTAATATTTCGCCGAAACTTCTGTACAACAATGCTCACTCCTTATCAATAGAATCGACTTCCCGCTTTCCGACTTCCGAGATCCGATTTCTGCTAACCAATAGCCGCTTTCCGTTATCCGACGTCTTTTTTTGGCGAATACGGCTTCGCCTCCCGATATCCCATATCCGATTTCCGAGTTCAATTGCTTCCTAGTCCATGTTCTAGTACAGCATTGTCGGAAGTCATCCAGTCGGATGTCGGCGATCGTCAGTCGGTAGTCGGATGTCGGTGAACGGGGAGCATTAGTCACTGCCAACTATCAACTATCAACTAACAACTAACAACTAACAACTACCAACTATCAACTATCAACTAACAACTAAACATACTCCTTCGCTTCCTCTTCACCCCGGAGAACCCTTAAGGCACCAAGGGCCAGGGATTCTAATTCTTCTTCCCCGGGGACAACCACCACAGGCGCAATAAACTTCACTCTTCTCATGATATCATTTACTATCCTGGTGGAATGGGCAATCCCTCCGGTGATGATAATCCGGTCCACATCCCCTTCCAAGACTGCCGACATAGCCCCAATTTCTTTGGCTACCTGGTAAGCCAGGGCATCCAGGAGCAGGTTAGCCAGTTCATGTCCCTGGTCAGCCATTTTCTCCACTTCCCGGAGGTCCGTGGTCCCTAAATAGGCATAGAGCCCGCCTTTGCTGGTCAGCTTTTCTCTCATCTCTTCATAGGTATATTTACCCGAATAACACAATTTCACCAACTGGCTGGCAGGTAATCCCCCGCAGCGATCAGGGGAAAAGGGCCCTTCCTCTTTGGCATTATTTACATCAATCATCCGTCCCTGCCTGTGAGGGGCTACGGACACTCCCGTGCCCAGGTGGGCGACAACGAAATTCACTTCTTCGTATTTTTTCCCCATTTCTTTAGCTACTTTACGGGCCACTGCTTTCATATTTAAAGCGTGGGAAAGACTGGTCCTTTCCAAATCGGGCAGTCCGGAAATCCGTGCCACCGGCTCCATTTCATCGACAGAAACAGGATCTACAATAAAGGCAGGAATACCCAGCTGCTGCCCCAGGTCATAGGCAATCACCGCCCCGAGGTTTGAAGCATGCTCGCCACGTTCAGCCTTTTTAAGGTCAGCCACCATTTGTTCATTCACCAGATAAGTTCCTCCCGCTAAAGGTTTTAAGAGACCGCCTCTGCCCGCCACTGCCTTAAAGGTTGTCAGTTCAATGTCCTCTTTCCTCAGGGCCTCTATAATCATGGTGAGACGGTACTGGTACTGGTCAAATACCCGGTTAAAATTCTTTAATTCCTGTGCTGAATGTTCTACGGTTTTTTTAAAGCGTTGTTTTTCTCCGTCATAGACGGCAAATTTTGTGGATGTAGCCCCTGGATTGATTACCAGGATTCTGTACTGTTGGTATTCACCCATACCTTCTGACCTCCCTTTATTTTGTGTTCCTACTGTGGGAACGTCGTTCTGTTTATGTGAGAAAAAAATTAGCGTAGCAAGTTAGAAATATCTGATGTTGTTCTTCTGACTTCCGTAACAATTTCCCCAAACCTGTCTGACTTTACCCTTGAGGTGGGACCGGACAAACTGAGGGCAGCGATGACCTCACCGTTTCGCCCCAAGATAGGTGCACCTACACAGGTAAGACCCAATTCTAATTCCTCATCATCTATGGCATATCCTTTTTCTCTGATATCTGCAAGCTCTGCTAACAACTGAGGCCAGCCCACTATGGTTTTTTCGGTGTATTTGGGCAGCTCTTTACCGATAAACCTCTCCAGATAACCAGGTGGACTAAACGCCAGGAGGCATTTGCCCACAGAGGAAGAATGACAGGGAGCGCTTGAGCCGACGGGGGGCGTCACACTTAGCACCTGCTGGGTCTCAATTTTATCAATAATGATGTGTTTGGGATAAATTTCGGCACTGTTATCCAGGACAGAAATATGCACCACTTCCCGGAACTTATCGGATAAGGCCTTGGCATAAGGGTAGGCCAGATTCTTAATGGTTAGTTTTTCTTTAACCAGCATACCTAAAGAATAAATCTTCAGTCCCAGCCAGTATTTCCCGTTGTCAGGATTCTGGTGGACAAATCCTCTTTTTTCCAGGGTGGCCAGTGTTCTATAGACAGTGCTTTTATATATTCCTAATGCACTGCTGATTTGCGTAATCCCCATTTCCCTTCCCTCCTGCTGTAAGAGCAAGAGAATGTCCAAAGCCCGGTCGATAGAGTTGATTACGTCTTTTTCATTAATCATTGATTCTCACCTCCCCCCTCCAGGCTTTTCTAGTAGATAAAGGTGAGTCATTTTGCTACCCAACTCTTTTCCCATCAAATTTATTATATAACACAATACGTCCACGAAATAGAGTAAAAAAGTAAAAATAAAGGAGACCCGTCAAGGTCTCCTAGAGTTTCTTTAAAGTACTTATTTTAAAGATAGTGGGTTAGGTCATTTAGTATTTTTCAGACGGTATATTTCTAAAATAACAGGCTGCTGGTTGGGCTTTTCCACATAGGTAAAACCTATCTCTTCCCCAGTTTTTAGTTGTAACGCTGAGAATTTATCCCTCACACTGTCTCCTAATTTAAAGGCTCTGGCCGATATTTTTTCCGGCACACCGCTAACTCTTATTTCAATAGAATTATTATCAATCTGTCCTACATATTTACCAGTATCCTTACGGGGTACAGGGGTAGGATTATTACCGGTTACCCCACCAAAAACAAGCTGTCTTCCATCCTCTTTAATCCCGATTAAAATGTGCGGGTACGTTAAGGCCTCTGTAACATTCTGTCCCGGCTGGGGTGAATGGAGCTTAGCTTTAACTTCAATCTCCTTTTCCTTTCCAAGAAGGGTAACATTTTCAATGTAGTACCCGCCTGTAGGCTTTTCCCCCACACTTAACAACAGGTAGCGCTCTGTACCTAAACTAAAAGCATGGAGCCCGTCGACTTTGTAGTTTTTTTCATACCACTGGGCAAATTCACCGGTCATTAATTTTTCGAACTGGGGCGAAGGAATTTTTATGGTTTCGTAAGTTATTTCTCCTATTATAACCTCCGGTTTTTTTTCTTCTTGAGGACGAGGACTTTCCACCTTCTGGCTGCTGCAGCCTACAATGATAAGAACTAAGATCAACACAACTGATATCATAAACAGCCAAGTTCTTCTCATATAATCATCACGCTCCCTTACCTAATATGACTCACTCCAACTCCTAACCCCTCTCTCTGGTTTGGAGAAAGCCGGGTTGTAATTGCGGCAGCAAACTAGTCTGGGAAAAGGCATAAAGAGTCAAAGCGCACCAGATAAAGCCAAAACTAAGCAGGTGAGTTTTTGTAAAGTGTTCCTTGAAAATGAAAACACCTAAAAACAGGCTGATACTGGGGGAAAGATATTGGAGAAAACCCAATGTGGAAAGGCGAACTCTTTTAGCTCCCTGAGAAAACCACAACAGTGGCAAGGCAGTTACCACACCCGAACACATGAGGAGAAAATTGATATAAAAGTAACTTACGCCAAAAGAGCCGCTGCCCCGGAACTGCTGCAAAAACAAATAGCCAAGGGCCAAAGGGGCGACAAAAGCTGTTTCCAGGGTTAAACCTGTCAGGGAGTCAAGATTGGTCATTTTTTTAACCAGACCATACAGTCCGAAGGTCAAAGCCAGGGAAAGGGCTACCCAGGGTATGCTCCCGTACTGTATAGTAAGTACTGAAACACCCATAGCTGCTAATAGTATAGAGATTAACTGCCAAATATTAAGCCTTTCCTTAAGCACCACCATACCCAGAAAAACATTGAAAAGAGGATTAATATAGTAGCCCAGGCTGGCTTCTACCACTCTATTGGCATTAACCGCCCAGATATAAATAAACCAGTTGGCGCTAATGAGAATGGCCCCAAGAAAAACAATCGCCAGTTTGGACCAGTCAGAAATTACCTGGCGCAAACTATACATGCGCCCGGAAAACAATAAAAGAAAGGAAACAAAAAGGAAAGACCAGAAAATGCGATGACTCAGAATTTCTAGAGCGGGTACCTGCTGCAGTACTTTCCAGTAAAGGGGAAGAATGCCCCAGGCTGTGAAGGCAGCCGCTGCATACCATACCCCGCTTGCGCTTTCATGCTTTTCTTTCTCGGACAATGCTCAGACCCCATTTCCCATTACGCCTTTTCTATTTTAGACCAAGAATCCCGGAGTCCAACAATTCTGTTGAAAACCAGTTTTCCTTCTGTAGAATCGGGGTCCACACAGAAATATCCCTGTCTCATAAACTGGTAGCGGCTCCCTGGTGCAGCACCGACTAAGCTTGGTTCCACCAGACAGTTGTTGAGTGTGACCAGTGAGTTGGGGTTTAACTTCGCTTTCCAGTCAGTGTTTTCCTCATCTTCTTCCGCATCATCTTCCAACAGCAGGTGCTCATAGAGGCGCACTTCTGCCTTAAGGGCATTGGCAGCGGAAACCCAGTGCAATGTACCCTTGACTTTACGGCCGCTTGTGTCGGCACCGCTTTTTGTAGTGGGGTCATAAGTACAGCGCAGTTCTATGACTTCACCGGTTTTTTCATCTTTAATCACTTCCTCACATTTGATAACGTAAGCGTGCTTGAGACGAACTTCCTGCCCGGGGGCCAAACGGAAATATTTCTTGGGCGGGTTTTCCATGAAATCTTCCTGTTCGATATATATTACCCGGGAAAAGGGGATTTTTCTAGTGCCCATTTCCGGGTTTTCCGGATTATTCTCAGCTTCCATTTCTTCCACCAGATTTTCGGAATAGTTGGTGATAACCACCTTCAGGGGACGCAGCACTGCCATCACCCGGGGAGCTTTGGAGTTCAAATCTTCCCTGATACAGTGTTCCAAAAGGGCTATATCCACGGTGCTGTTACTTTTGGCCACACCTATCCGGTCACAGAAATCCCGGATGGCTTCGGGGGTGTAACCACGTCTCCTTAAACCGGAGATGGTAGGCATCCGCGGGTCATCCCAGCCCTTCACATATCCCTCTTCTACCAGTTCCCGCAGCTTTCGTTTACTCATGACGGTATTGGTAAGATTAAGCCGGGCAAATTCAATTTGCTGTGGACGACTTTCCAGGTGACTATCCTGCATACAGTTATCGATAACCCAATCATACAGGGGTCGATGGTCCTCGAACTCCAGGGTGCATATGGAATGGGTAATACCTTCTAAAGCATCAGAGAGGGGATGGGCATAATCATACATGGGATAAATACACCACTTATCCCCGGTCCTGTGATGGGTGGCCCGCATAATGCGGTAAAGCACAGGGTCGCGCATATTCAAATTGGGCGACGCCATATCTATTTTAGCCCGTAAGACACGGGAACCATTGGGGAACTCCCCTTTTCTCATACGTTCAAACAAATCCAGATTCTCTTCCACGGAACGGCTGCGGTAAGGACTTTCTTTTCCCGGCTCAGTGAGGGTACCTCGGTACTCTTTCATCTCCTGCGGGCTTAAATCACATACATAGGCCTTACCCGCCTTGATTAATTTGACGGCAAACTGGTAAAGTTCTTCAAAATAATCGGAGGCATAGAACATCCGGTCACCCCAGTCAAAACCTAACCATTTTACGTCCTGCTGAATCGATTCGACAAACTCCACTTCCTCTTTACTGGGGTTAGTATCATCAAACCTTAAGTTGCATAAACCCCCATATTCGTTGGCCAGGCCAAAATTAAGGCAGATTGATTTGGCATGTCCTATATGCAGGTAGCCGTTGGGTTCGGGAGGAAAACGGGTATGGACGCGGCCGTCATTTTTGTTCATTTTCAAATCTTCGTTAACAATATTTTTTATAAAGTTAGAAGGCTGGGGCAAATTAGCGGGTGCATCCAGTGTTTCCATCTATCATAATACCTCCTTGAGTTGAATATTATCTCGTAAAATGGGGAAAGCGTTTACTTTAAAAATTGTACCACAAAATTTAAATGTCTCCTATATTCATCTCGCCAGCCGCAACCCCAGCTTGTGGGCATAAAGATACGCCTCCCGGAATTCTTCCCTGGTCAGGGGTCTGGCGATTTCTTCATATTGAAAGGCCTGGTGTTCGGGATAATATTGCTCCATTAAGTTAACCAGACATTCCGGGGATAGTTCCTCTTTAATAAACTCCAAGACTTTTTTGGTATCTTCCAGGCCCCCCGGCATCATCAAATGGCGGATGAGTAGACCCTGATAGGCTATGCCCCTGTCGTCCAGCTTCAAGCCTCCCACCTGTCGGTCCATTTCCTTTAAGGCAGCCTTCACCTTAACAGGATAATCTTTTACCCGGGAATACTTTTCTCCCCGCTCTGCTGTGTTGTACTTAAAGTCGGGCATATAGATGTCAACTATCCCCTCTAATAATTGCAGGGTCTTTAGCCTTTCATAACCTCCGCAGTTATAGACCAGGGGTAAATTTAATCCCTCCTCCGCGGCTATGGACAATGCCTCCAATATATTTGGCACAAAGTGGGTTGGTGTCACCAAATTGATATTGTGACAGCGGTAATAGTTCTGAAGCTTAAGCATGAGTTTAGCTAAAGCTTCGTTAGATACCTCTTCTCCTTCCCCGCCAAAACTCAATTCACAGTTTTGACAGAATACACAGCGCATATTACAGTAGCCAAAGAAGATGGTCCCCGACCCGTTTTTTCCCACCAGGGGCCCCTCTTCGCCGAAATGGGGTCCATAGCTTGCCACCACTACCCTGTCCCTGGCCCGGCAGAATCCTATCCTCTCTTTTCTATTCACAGCACATTCATGGGGACATAAATTACACTCCGTTAAATGCTTCCTGGCTTCCTTAACCCTCTCCCTTAACTCACCCTTGGCCAAAAGGCTTCTATATCCCGGTGTATCCGTCATTTTTTAACCCCTTTACATATGGCATAAATATCTATATCTACATTTTAAATAATCGTCTAATAAGTTATGTATACGTCATAAAAACCCCATGTATAAAAGAACATCATTTTGGAATAATTCGTAATGCATTGAGCTAATATTTAAAAACATTCTTTTAAGGTGATTTATGGAAAAAGAAAAACTTTTAGCCAAATTAAACTGGTTTTATAACCTGGAACTTAGTCAGGTGGATTTATACACTGCACAAAGTAAGTCCCTAAATGATCAGGAAATATGTGTGGCTTTTGAGCGTATTGCTATAATTGAACAGCAGCACGTGGATAACATCGCCAATGCTATCCACGAACTGGGCGGCCAACCCAGTAAGATAGGGGATGTCGTAGCTCCCATTGTGGGAAATGTAACAGGAAGAATACTTTCGCTGTCAGGTGTAGAGCATGTCCTGAACATCAACATCTTACTGGAGCAAAGGGCCATGGAGGATTATCGGAACCTAATAAATGACCTCAGCAACACTAGATATCCCGGTCACCTTATCAAAACTCTCCAGTATAATCTCATCGACGAGGGCCTGCATGCTGCCTGGTCTAAGGAAAAACTCGGTGTTTACGGCGAAAAGGAAAAACAGACCTAAGACGGGTCTGTTTTTTGTTACCGCTTAAACACCGTGGCAACGGCAGTACGTACACTGCTTAACATTACGCCGGTAAATCCGCTGTGTCCTAGGATTTCTTCCAGGGCTGCAATCACCCTGTCTATAGCCTCATAGCTTACGGTGAGTGGGGGTTCCAGCCGGATAACGTTGGGATTATTGAGGGTATAGGCCGTAATAATCTGGTATTTATTCATGAGTTCACTGGCTACCAAAGAACCAAAATACTCCCCGGCCAGTTGATTAACTTTACCCAAGGTTAATTTGTCCAGTACACCCCCCACAGGCTGTTTGAATTCAAGGCCGATCAATAAACCTCTTCCCCGCAGGTCCTTGATGATATCATATTTACCCTTCAATTCCGAGAGCTTGGCCATGAAGTATTCCCCTTTTTCCCTGGCTTGCTGAGCAAGACTTTGGGCAACTATAGAGTTTAATGCTGCTATGCCTGCAGCCATAGCCAGTGAATTGCCCCCAAAAGTGGAGGTATGCAGGGCAAATTTATCCATTCCCCCATAGACCCGGTCCCAGATCTGGGGTCGGGTAACAAAAGCCCCGATAGGTATGACACCGCCGCCCAGGGATTTAGCCAGACACATGATGTCAGGCACTACATTCTCATGCTCACAGGCAAAGAGATATCCTGTCCGCCCAAAACCTGTCTGGATTTCATCAACGATCAAGAGTGTACCGTAGCGGTCACAAAGCTGGCGAACTCCGGCTAAATAGCCATCGGGCGGAACCATTACCCCGCCTTCACCTTGAATAGGCTCCACAATAAAAGCAGCTACGTCTTTACTCATGAGCTTTCCTTCTAAAGCACCAAGGTCACCGAAGGGTACAGCTTCGCACCCGGTCAAAAGGGGTTGAAAAGGTTTCTGGTATTTTTCCCGTCCCGTCACGGAAAGGGAACCAAAAGTTTTGCCATGAAAAGAATCTTTACAGTAAACAATCTTACTGCGTCCGGGATTGGCCGCCCGGGCCAGCTTCAATGCCCCCTCCACCGCTTCAGCGCCACTGTTGGCAAAAAAGACCCGATCCAGATCACCCGGTGTCACCTGGGCCAAGTTGTGGGCTAAGGCTGCCGCCAGAGGGTTGAGAGAGGCCTGTAAGAGATTGGGCCGTGACATTACTGCCTTTACCGCTTCCTGGACTTCCGGTGGATTATGGCCCAAGTTCAGGGCACCGTAACCTCCTAGAAAATCCAGGTAGGCTTTTCCTTCCTTATCCCACACGGTGACCCCTTCAGCTCTTACAAACTGCTTATCAAAATCTAAAAAACCCATGACATCTACCAGGCCTGGATTAACGTAGCGGCGGTAAGTTTCCCGGACTTCCCGCTTGTCCATGGCCAGGGCTCCATCCAAGGTCATAAAATTCTTCTTTTGCCCATCCTTCATTTTCATCCGTCTCTCCTTTCGGATACTTCATCTTCTGTTAGCAGTGCATTATGGTAATAGTATGATAATATGGAAGCATTTTCAATACATATATCTTATAACAATTTGGCAAAATAAGCAATTTTGCTCATCTTTTAATGCAGAACAATATTGAATAAGTTATTTGAAAGGGGAAATCATATTAGCGAAAACCATTTTGAAACATTTACTTAAGGGAGTGATGATAGTGAGTCTAGTTGAGTGGAATCCTTTCAAAGAACTGGATTACCTGACGAGGGATATGGCCAATTTCTTGGAAAGGTCACCTTTCAGGCTGGCCTATGGACCGGCGGGACCTAAAGTGGATGTTTACCAGACTGATACGGAAGTGGTAGTAAAGGCCGAAATACCCGGTGTGGCTAAAGAAGACCTCCATGTCTATGTAGACGAAAACTCCGTCAGATTATCAGGCCAAACTAGAAAAAGTAATGAATTTAAAGATGAAAATGTTTTTCGGACCGAACGATATTATGGAAGCTTTTCCAGAACCATCCCCCTGCCCGTGGAGATAAAATCCGATGAGGCTCAAGCACAGTACAAAGATGGTATTCTAACTATTAAAGTACCTAAAGTGGAACCAGCTAAAACAAAAGGTAAAAGAATCAATATACAGTAATAGAGTAGGTAAACGATTTGCATGGCAATGCGCCAAGCATAATTCATTTCACGGACCCGGTTATGAACATCTCTTATTACAATATTTTCAACAGTTCTATTGGTTGAGAGTACCGGTTTGAGAAAAAGTCTTTCTTCTCAAAGACTTCAGCCGGTACTTTTTTGTGATCCCATGCACTTTAGCATTGCCGGTCCTTTTGTTGAAGTCGAATACGTACGCAACTCCCATGTCCACCTGCATCTGGTGTCACATTGGCGGGTATTCCACTGCCATGTATTGCCGCTCATGGCCTTTTGTCTTGGGTATTGAATACTCTTTCCTTACCCCTTCTACAAACCTCTATGGTAACACATTCCATTTCTTCCAGCAGGGTGTTGTCCCCCATTACACCTTTTGACCAAATTCATAAAATAATTATGGAAAGATTATTTAAGGAGAAGTGAATGTGCCATGCCAACAAGACAATTGCCGCCCTGTGCCTCGGGACGTTACTGGAGAGTAAAAAGAGGAGATACGCTATACCTGATAGCAATCAAATCAGGAATAACAGTAACGACATTAAGGCAGCTAAATCCTAATGTGGACCCCAATAATCTCCGTGTAGGAAGCTTAATCTGTTTACCGCCGGAACAGCCCTGTCCCTCAGGAATATATTGGGAAGTTGCTGCAGGTGATACCCTTTATAGCATAGCTAGAGCAACGAACACTACTGTTAAAAAGTTATTGGAACTTAACCCCAATATTGAGCCAAATAATCTACAAATAGGCCAAAATATTTGTTTGCCAGGATAATGCGTCCTGGTCCTGGCAACAATAGCCCTTTTGTATCGAGACAGACGAATTAAACATAAAGGAAATATTCACCGTAATAACAAAGCCTATCTCCCGTAATCAGGAGATAGGCTTTCATCTTTCTGCCAAAAAATACTACGGATACTTCCTTGATAAATATAAAATTTACTAGTAATATGAATTAGCATTACAGAACTAACAATAGAGAAACTCTCAAACGTCTTATGGGTTGTTGTGAGGTGAAAACTAATGGTGATAAACATTTTGACTGCCCTCTTAAATAAAATGGGTTTGATTATCGTTCTGGCCATCATTCTTTCAAAATTAACGATTTTTAAAAGATTGGTAACGAAACAAGATCTCAAACTTACAGATAAGTTGATTATGGCCATAGTTTTCGGTCTTTTCGGGATCCTTGGAACCTATTTCGGAGTAGGGGTTAAAGGCGCTATTGCCAACTCACGGGCCATAGGTGTGATCGCCGGTGGTCTATTGGGGGGACCTTTTGTGGGTATAGGTGCCGGTTTGATCGCCGGCCTGCACCGCTGGGCCATCGATATCGGCGGCTTCACAGCCCTAGCATGTGCCATCTCCACTATTACTGAGGGTTTTATCGGGGGATATTCTTACCGCTTTATCGGACATATGAAAAATAAATGGATCATGGGTTTATTTATTGGTGTAGTATCTGAGCTCATACAAATGTTGATCATTCTCGCGGTGGCCAAACCCTTTTCCGCGGCCCTTGATTTGGTACAAATCATTATCCTGCCCATGGTAGTTGTAAACTCCTTAGGTATCGCTCTTTTTATTGCCGTTACGGAAAATATATTCACCGAGGCTTCCCGGGTTAAAGCTGCTCAAGCCCAGCTGGTTTTAAAAATTGCCAACAGGACACTACCTTACTTTCGCAAAGGCTTATATAGCCCCTGTGTGATAGAGGCGGCCAAAATCATTCATCAAATGACTGACATCGCAGCCGTAGCCATTACAGATACTAAATATATCCTGGCCCATGTAGGGATGGGGGAAGACCATCACATCGCCGGTCACGAGATTTTGACGGCTTTGACCAAAAACGTCATTGAGGAAGGCAAATATAGAGTGGTTCATACCAAAGAAGAGATTGGCTGCATTAATGAAGACTGCCTGCTGGGTTCTGCCGTGATAGTCCCCTTAAAAGAAAAAGATAAGGTTATTGGGACATTAAAGCTTTATAAAATGGGCCAATATAGTATAACCTCAGTGGAAGAAGAATTAGCCCTGGGTATGGCTGAACTTTTCTCAACTCAGTTAGAATTAAGCAAAGTTGAAAGGCACGCCCAATTATTGGCTAATGCTGAGTTAAAAGTTTTACAGGCCCAAATCAATCCCCACTTCTTATTTAACGCCTTGAACACCATTAAGTCTTTCTGCCGGACTGATCCGGAAACAGCCAGAGATTTACTGGAGTATTTAGGCGACTATTACCGCAACAATCTGCAGGGTAAGGATTTCATCACATTGGCTGAGGAATTTAATCATATTAAAGCCTATTTAGCTATCGAAGAAGCCCGTTTTAGTGACCAGATTCAGGTTGAGTACATGATTGACGAAGAAATTCTCAAATTCCAATTGCCCAGCCTTATTTTGCAGCCTATCGTGGAGAATAGT
This window harbors:
- a CDS encoding Hsp20/alpha crystallin family protein, whose translation is MIVSLVEWNPFKELDYLTRDMANFLERSPFRLAYGPAGPKVDVYQTDTEVVVKAEIPGVAKEDLHVYVDENSVRLSGQTRKSNEFKDENVFRTERYYGSFSRTIPLPVEIKSDEAQAQYKDGILTIKVPKVEPAKTKGKRINIQ
- the rarD gene encoding EamA family transporter RarD; its protein translation is MSEKEKHESASGVWYAAAAFTAWGILPLYWKVLQQVPALEILSHRIFWSFLFVSFLLLFSGRMYSLRQVISDWSKLAIVFLGAILISANWFIYIWAVNANRVVEASLGYYINPLFNVFLGMVVLKERLNIWQLISILLAAMGVSVLTIQYGSIPWVALSLALTFGLYGLVKKMTNLDSLTGLTLETAFVAPLALGYLFLQQFRGSGSFGVSYFYINFLLMCSGVVTALPLLWFSQGAKRVRLSTLGFLQYLSPSISLFLGVFIFKEHFTKTHLLSFGFIWCALTLYAFSQTSLLPQLQPGFLQTRERG
- a CDS encoding 4Fe-4S cluster-binding domain-containing protein, whose translation is MTDTPGYRSLLAKGELRERVKEARKHLTECNLCPHECAVNRKERIGFCRARDRVVVASYGPHFGEEGPLVGKNGSGTIFFGYCNMRCVFCQNCELSFGGEGEEVSNEALAKLMLKLQNYYRCHNINLVTPTHFVPNILEALSIAAEEGLNLPLVYNCGGYERLKTLQLLEGIVDIYMPDFKYNTAERGEKYSRVKDYPVKVKAALKEMDRQVGGLKLDDRGIAYQGLLIRHLMMPGGLEDTKKVLEFIKEELSPECLVNLMEQYYPEHQAFQYEEIARPLTREEFREAYLYAHKLGLRLAR
- the buk gene encoding butyrate kinase; protein product: MGEYQQYRILVINPGATSTKFAVYDGEKQRFKKTVEHSAQELKNFNRVFDQYQYRLTMIIEALRKEDIELTTFKAVAGRGGLLKPLAGGTYLVNEQMVADLKKAERGEHASNLGAVIAYDLGQQLGIPAFIVDPVSVDEMEPVARISGLPDLERTSLSHALNMKAVARKVAKEMGKKYEEVNFVVAHLGTGVSVAPHRQGRMIDVNNAKEEGPFSPDRCGGLPASQLVKLCYSGKYTYEEMREKLTSKGGLYAYLGTTDLREVEKMADQGHELANLLLDALAYQVAKEIGAMSAVLEGDVDRIIITGGIAHSTRIVNDIMRRVKFIAPVVVVPGEEELESLALGALRVLRGEEEAKEYV
- a CDS encoding glutamine--tRNA ligase/YqeY domain fusion protein, whose protein sequence is METLDAPANLPQPSNFIKNIVNEDLKMNKNDGRVHTRFPPEPNGYLHIGHAKSICLNFGLANEYGGLCNLRFDDTNPSKEEVEFVESIQQDVKWLGFDWGDRMFYASDYFEELYQFAVKLIKAGKAYVCDLSPQEMKEYRGTLTEPGKESPYRSRSVEENLDLFERMRKGEFPNGSRVLRAKIDMASPNLNMRDPVLYRIMRATHHRTGDKWCIYPMYDYAHPLSDALEGITHSICTLEFEDHRPLYDWVIDNCMQDSHLESRPQQIEFARLNLTNTVMSKRKLRELVEEGYVKGWDDPRMPTISGLRRRGYTPEAIRDFCDRIGVAKSNSTVDIALLEHCIREDLNSKAPRVMAVLRPLKVVITNYSENLVEEMEAENNPENPEMGTRKIPFSRVIYIEQEDFMENPPKKYFRLAPGQEVRLKHAYVIKCEEVIKDEKTGEVIELRCTYDPTTKSGADTSGRKVKGTLHWVSAANALKAEVRLYEHLLLEDDAEEDEENTDWKAKLNPNSLVTLNNCLVEPSLVGAAPGSRYQFMRQGYFCVDPDSTEGKLVFNRIVGLRDSWSKIEKA
- a CDS encoding LysM peptidoglycan-binding domain-containing protein gives rise to the protein MPTRQLPPCASGRYWRVKRGDTLYLIAIKSGITVTTLRQLNPNVDPNNLRVGSLICLPPEQPCPSGIYWEVAAGDTLYSIARATNTTVKKLLELNPNIEPNNLQIGQNICLPG
- a CDS encoding demethoxyubiquinone hydroxylase family protein produces the protein MEKEKLLAKLNWFYNLELSQVDLYTAQSKSLNDQEICVAFERIAIIEQQHVDNIANAIHELGGQPSKIGDVVAPIVGNVTGRILSLSGVEHVLNINILLEQRAMEDYRNLINDLSNTRYPGHLIKTLQYNLIDEGLHAAWSKEKLGVYGEKEKQT
- a CDS encoding aspartate aminotransferase family protein, translating into MKMKDGQKKNFMTLDGALAMDKREVRETYRRYVNPGLVDVMGFLDFDKQFVRAEGVTVWDKEGKAYLDFLGGYGALNLGHNPPEVQEAVKAVMSRPNLLQASLNPLAAALAHNLAQVTPGDLDRVFFANSGAEAVEGALKLARAANPGRSKIVYCKDSFHGKTFGSLSVTGREKYQKPFQPLLTGCEAVPFGDLGALEGKLMSKDVAAFIVEPIQGEGGVMVPPDGYLAGVRQLCDRYGTLLIVDEIQTGFGRTGYLFACEHENVVPDIMCLAKSLGGGVIPIGAFVTRPQIWDRVYGGMDKFALHTSTFGGNSLAMAAGIAALNSIVAQSLAQQAREKGEYFMAKLSELKGKYDIIKDLRGRGLLIGLEFKQPVGGVLDKLTLGKVNQLAGEYFGSLVASELMNKYQIITAYTLNNPNVIRLEPPLTVSYEAIDRVIAALEEILGHSGFTGVMLSSVRTAVATVFKR
- a CDS encoding protease complex subunit PrcB family protein, whose translation is MRRTWLFMISVVLILVLIIVGCSSQKVESPRPQEEKKPEVIIGEITYETIKIPSPQFEKLMTGEFAQWYEKNYKVDGLHAFSLGTERYLLLSVGEKPTGGYYIENVTLLGKEKEIEVKAKLHSPQPGQNVTEALTYPHILIGIKEDGRQLVFGGVTGNNPTPVPRKDTGKYVGQIDNNSIEIRVSGVPEKISARAFKLGDSVRDKFSALQLKTGEEIGFTYVEKPNQQPVILEIYRLKNTK
- a CDS encoding IclR family transcriptional regulator, with amino-acid sequence MINEKDVINSIDRALDILLLLQQEGREMGITQISSALGIYKSTVYRTLATLEKRGFVHQNPDNGKYWLGLKIYSLGMLVKEKLTIKNLAYPYAKALSDKFREVVHISVLDNSAEIYPKHIIIDKIETQQVLSVTPPVGSSAPCHSSSVGKCLLAFSPPGYLERFIGKELPKYTEKTIVGWPQLLAELADIREKGYAIDDEELELGLTCVGAPILGRNGEVIAALSLSGPTSRVKSDRFGEIVTEVRRTTSDISNLLR